One Prionailurus bengalensis isolate Pbe53 chromosome D3, Fcat_Pben_1.1_paternal_pri, whole genome shotgun sequence genomic region harbors:
- the THAP7 gene encoding THAP domain-containing protein 7 isoform X1, whose product MPRHCSAAGCCTRDTRETRNRGISFHRLPKKDNPRRGLWLANCQRLDPSGQGLWDPASEYIYFCSKHFEENCFELVGISGYHRLKEGAVPTIFESFSKLRRTTKTKGHSYPPGPPDVSRLRRCRKRCSEGRGPTTPFSPPPPADVACFPVEEASAPAALPASPTGRLEAGLSSPFSDLLGPLGAQADEAGCSAQPSPEREPERQPSPLEPRPVSPSAYMLRLPPPAGAYIQNEHSYQVGSALLWKRRAEAALDALDKAQRQLQACKRREQRLRLRLSKLQQERAREKRAQADARQTLKEHVQDFAMQLSNSMA is encoded by the exons ATGCCGCGTCACTGCTCCGCCGCCGGCTGCTGCACAAGGGACACGCGCGAGACGCGCAACCGCGGCATCTCTTTCCACAG ACTTCCCAAGAAGGACAACCCGAGGCGAGGCTTGTGGCTGGCCAACTGCCAGCGGCTGGACCCCAGCGGCCAGGGCCTGTGGGACCCGGCTTCCGAGTACATCTACTTCTGCTCCAAGCACTTCGAGGAGAACTGCTTTGAGCTGGTGGGAATCAG CGGGTATCACAGGCTGAAGGAGGGGGCAGTTCCCACGATATTTGAGTCCTTCTCCAAGTTACGCCGGACAACCAAGACCAAGGGGCACAGTTACCCACCTGGCCCCCCCGATGTCAGCCGGCTCCGGCGATGCAGGAAGCG ctGCTCTGAGGGCCGTGGGCCCACGACTCCATTTTCTCCACCACCACCTGCTGATGTCGCCTGCTTTCCTGTGGAAGAGGCCTCAGCACCTGCTGCTTTGCCTGCCTCCCCCActgggaggctggaggctggcctCAGCAGCCCCTTCTCAGAcctcttggggcccctgggtgcccaGGCAGATGAAGCAGGCTGCAGTGCCCAGCCCTCGCCGGAGCGGGAGCCAGAGCGGCAGCCATCCCCCCTTGAGCCACGGCCTGTCTCCCCCTCAGCCTACATGCTTCgtctcccacccccagctggAGCCTATATCCAGAATGAGCACAGCTACCAGGTGGGCAGTGCCCTGCTCTGGAAACGGCGGGCTGAGGCTGCACTCGATGCCCTGGACAAGGCCCAGCGCCAGCTGCAGGCTTGCAAGCGGCGAGAGcagcggctgcggctgcggctgagCAAGCTGCAGCAAGAGCGGGCACGGGAGAAGCGGGCACAGGCAGATGCCCGCCAGACTCTGAAGGAGCATGTGCAGGACTTTGCCATGCAGCTGAGCAACAGCATGGCTTGA
- the LOC122470492 gene encoding mediator of RNA polymerase II transcription subunit 15-like isoform X1 yields MAVPTPPPPPVPPTKQQYLCQPLLDAVLANIRSPVFNHSLYRTFVPAMTAIHGPPITAPVVCTRKRRFEDDERQSIPNVLQGEVARLDPKFLVNLDPSHCSNNGTVHLICKLDDKDLPSVLPLELSVPADYPAQSPLWIDRQWQYDANPFLQSVHRCMTSRLLQLPDKHSVTALLNTWVQSIHQACLSAT; encoded by the exons ATGGCAGTG CCCACGCCCCCACCACCCCCGGTGCCGCCAACCAAGCAGCAGTACCTGTGCCAGCCACTCCTGGATGCCGTCCTGGCCAATATCCGCTCACCTGTCTTCAACCATTCCCTGTACCGTACATTCGTGCCAGCCATGACGGCCATCCACGGCCCACCCATTAC GGCCCCGGTGGTATGCACTCGGAAGCGTAGGTTTGAAGACGATGAACGGCAGAGCATTCCTAACGTGCTCCAGGGGGAGGTGGCCAGATTAGACCCTAAGTTCTTGGTGAACTTGGACCCATCTCACTGCAGTAACAACGGCACCGTCCACCTGATATGCAAGTTGG ATGACAAGGATCTCCCAAGCGTGCTGCCGCTGGAGCTCAGTGTGCCTGCCGACTACCCCGCCCAGAGCCCACTGTGGATTGACAGGCAGTGGCAGTACG ACGCCAACCCCTTCCTGCAGTCAGTGCACCGGTGCATGACCTCGAGGCTGCTGCAGCTCCCGGACAAGCACTCGGTCACAGCCCTGCTCAACACCTGGGTGCAGAGCATCCACCAGGCCTGCCTCTCCGCCACCTAG
- the LOC122470496 gene encoding tubulin alpha-3 chain, with product MRECISIHVGQAGVQIGNACWELYCLEHGIQPDGQMPSDKTIGGGDDSFNTFFSETGAGKHVPRAVFVDLEPTVVDEVRTGTYRQLFHPEQLITGKEDAANNYARGHYTIGREIVDLVLDRIRKLADLCTGLQGFLIFHSFGGGTGSGFASLLMERLSVDYGKKSKLEFAIYPAPQVSTAVVEPYNSILTTHTTLEHSDCAFMVDNEAIYDICRRNLDIERPTYTNLNRLIGQIVSSITASLRFDGALNVDLTEFQTNLVPYPRIHFPLATYAPVISAEKAYHEQLSVAEITNACFEPANQMVKCDPRHGKYMACCMLYRGDVVPKDVNAAIATIKTKRTIQFVDWCPTGFKVGINYQPPTVVPGGDLARVQRAVCMLSNTTAIAEAWARLDHKFDLMYAKRAFVHWYVGEGMEEGEFSEAREDLAALEKDYEEVGVDSVEAEAEEGEEY from the exons ATg CGCGAGTGCATCTCTATCCACGTGGGGCAGGCAGGTGTCCAGATCGGCAATGCCTGCTGGGAACTGTACTGCCTTGAACATGGAATTCAGCCCGATGGTCAGATGCCAAGCGACAAAACCATCGGTGGTGGGGATGACTCGTTCAACACGTTCTTCAGCGAGACTGGGGCTGGCAAGCATGTGCCCAGAGCGGTGTTTGTGGACCTGGAGCCCACCGTGGTCG ATGAAGTGCGCACAGGGACCTACAGGCAGCTCTTCCACCCAGAGCAGCTGATCACCGGGAAGGAGGACGCAGCCAATAATTACGCCAGAGGCCACTATACCATCGGCAGGGAGATCGTCGACCTGGTCCTGGACCGGATCCGAAAACTG GCGGATCTGTGCACGGGGCTGCAGGGCTTCCTCATCTTCCACAGTTTCGGGGGCGGCACCGGCTCTGGGTTTGCGTCCCTGCTCATGGAGCGGCTGTCGGTGGACTACGGCAAGAAGTCCAAGCTGGAGTTTGCCATCTACCCGGCCCCCCAGGTGTCCACGGCCGTGGTGGAGCCCTACAACTCCATCCTGACCACCCACACGACCCTGGAGCATTCTGACTGTGCCTTCATGGTGGACAACGAAGCCATCTACGACATATGTCGGCGCAACCTGGATATCGAGCGGCCCACGTACACCAACCTTAATCGTCTGATCGGGCAGATCGTGTCCTCCATCACGGCCTCCCTGCGATTTGATGGGGCCCTGAACGTGGACTTGACGGAATTCCAGACCAACCTGGTCCCCTACCCCCGCATCCACTTCCCCCTGGCCACCTACGCCCCGGTCATCTCAGCTGAGAAGGCGTACCACGAGCAGCTGTCTGTGGCCGAGATCACCAATGCCTGTTTTGAGCCGGCTAACCAGATGGTCAAGTGTGACCCTCGGCACGGCAAGTATATGGCCTGCTGCATGTTGTACAGGGGGGACGTGGTCCCGAAAGATGTCAACGCAGCCATCGCCACCATCAAGACCAAGCGCACCATCCAGTTTGTGGATTGGTGCCCAACTGGATTTAAG GTGGGCATCAACTACCAACCCCCCACCGTCGTCCCCGGAGGGGACCTGGCCAGGGTGCAGCGGGCCGTGTGCATGCTGAGCAACACTACCGCCATTGCCGAGGCCTGGGCCCGCCTAGACCATAAGTTTGACCTCATGTATGCAAAGCGAGCCTTTGTGCACTGGTACGTGGGGGAAGGCATGGAGGAAGGGGAGTTCTCCGAGGCCCGGGAGGACCTGGCAGCTCTGGAGAAAGATTATGAAGAGGTGGGTGTGGATTCCGTGGAAGCAGAGGCTGAAGAAGGGGAAGAATACTGA
- the LOC122470492 gene encoding mediator of RNA polymerase II transcription subunit 15-like isoform X2 translates to MAVPTPPPPPVPPTKQQYLCQPLLDAVLANIRSPVFNHSLYRTFVPAMTAIHGPPITAPVVCTRKRRFEDDERQSIPNVLQGEVARLDPKFLVNLDPSHCSNNGTVHLICKLDANPFLQSVHRCMTSRLLQLPDKHSVTALLNTWVQSIHQACLSAT, encoded by the exons ATGGCAGTG CCCACGCCCCCACCACCCCCGGTGCCGCCAACCAAGCAGCAGTACCTGTGCCAGCCACTCCTGGATGCCGTCCTGGCCAATATCCGCTCACCTGTCTTCAACCATTCCCTGTACCGTACATTCGTGCCAGCCATGACGGCCATCCACGGCCCACCCATTAC GGCCCCGGTGGTATGCACTCGGAAGCGTAGGTTTGAAGACGATGAACGGCAGAGCATTCCTAACGTGCTCCAGGGGGAGGTGGCCAGATTAGACCCTAAGTTCTTGGTGAACTTGGACCCATCTCACTGCAGTAACAACGGCACCGTCCACCTGATATGCAAGTTGG ACGCCAACCCCTTCCTGCAGTCAGTGCACCGGTGCATGACCTCGAGGCTGCTGCAGCTCCCGGACAAGCACTCGGTCACAGCCCTGCTCAACACCTGGGTGCAGAGCATCCACCAGGCCTGCCTCTCCGCCACCTAG
- the THAP7 gene encoding THAP domain-containing protein 7 isoform X2, translated as MPRHCSAAGCCTRDTRETRNRGISFHSGYHRLKEGAVPTIFESFSKLRRTTKTKGHSYPPGPPDVSRLRRCRKRCSEGRGPTTPFSPPPPADVACFPVEEASAPAALPASPTGRLEAGLSSPFSDLLGPLGAQADEAGCSAQPSPEREPERQPSPLEPRPVSPSAYMLRLPPPAGAYIQNEHSYQVGSALLWKRRAEAALDALDKAQRQLQACKRREQRLRLRLSKLQQERAREKRAQADARQTLKEHVQDFAMQLSNSMA; from the exons ATGCCGCGTCACTGCTCCGCCGCCGGCTGCTGCACAAGGGACACGCGCGAGACGCGCAACCGCGGCATCTCTTTCCACAG CGGGTATCACAGGCTGAAGGAGGGGGCAGTTCCCACGATATTTGAGTCCTTCTCCAAGTTACGCCGGACAACCAAGACCAAGGGGCACAGTTACCCACCTGGCCCCCCCGATGTCAGCCGGCTCCGGCGATGCAGGAAGCG ctGCTCTGAGGGCCGTGGGCCCACGACTCCATTTTCTCCACCACCACCTGCTGATGTCGCCTGCTTTCCTGTGGAAGAGGCCTCAGCACCTGCTGCTTTGCCTGCCTCCCCCActgggaggctggaggctggcctCAGCAGCCCCTTCTCAGAcctcttggggcccctgggtgcccaGGCAGATGAAGCAGGCTGCAGTGCCCAGCCCTCGCCGGAGCGGGAGCCAGAGCGGCAGCCATCCCCCCTTGAGCCACGGCCTGTCTCCCCCTCAGCCTACATGCTTCgtctcccacccccagctggAGCCTATATCCAGAATGAGCACAGCTACCAGGTGGGCAGTGCCCTGCTCTGGAAACGGCGGGCTGAGGCTGCACTCGATGCCCTGGACAAGGCCCAGCGCCAGCTGCAGGCTTGCAAGCGGCGAGAGcagcggctgcggctgcggctgagCAAGCTGCAGCAAGAGCGGGCACGGGAGAAGCGGGCACAGGCAGATGCCCGCCAGACTCTGAAGGAGCATGTGCAGGACTTTGCCATGCAGCTGAGCAACAGCATGGCTTGA